The bacterium genome includes a window with the following:
- a CDS encoding flagellar hook-length control protein FliK, which produces PQFSLLKESMPEQSNTGKPFEVKAKESEIILGTTIKDEKIEIERKQEQPKHNMPAEVKVQEPELADGTTIKQEKVEIISSLSTPQFSLLKEPVTEQSGKPFEVKAKESEITLGTTIKDEKIEMEIKQEQPKHNMPAEVKVQEPELADGTTIKQEKVESISSLFTPQFSLLKESMPEQSNTGKPFEVKAKESEIILGTTIKDEKIEMERKQEQPKHNMPAEVKVKEPELGDGTTIKEEKVESIPSLSTPQFSLLKEIVPEQSNTGKPFEVKAKESEIILGTTIKDEKIEMETKQEQPKHNMPAEVKVKEPELGDGTTIKQEKVEIISSLSTPQFSLLKEPVTEQSGKPFEVKAKESEITLGTTIKDEKIEMEIKQEQPKHNMPAEIKEEEPKLVVGTTIKTDIPQIQNPKSKIQNFIDDNPIRNPQSAIRNNEDSLLSLMQKVGVEKIEEMSKLPIFKPQENTFIPMHQEKEGELLHRILPVLFQESMNFKREKEEDNIKPEDKQKSSINLPEMFKSVKKRIVFTENRINQQDESVVLKDNNINLSYNSAIQGTNRVEIPASLPDASMTNLIFKEILYEFIEEASLHLKKDSSEIQVKLKPEYLGKLELKITQQDGKIFAKFVVENFELKELIESELDSLKEILVEKGLDLQGIEVYVGQEPGKNLEERHQRYIDNIKISSYNEEDEKVGERGDENRILINASPGGNKLFWFISKIDFIA; this is translated from the coding sequence CTCCACAGTTTTCACTACTAAAAGAGTCAATGCCAGAGCAATCAAATACTGGTAAGCCGTTTGAGGTTAAGGCAAAGGAGTCGGAAATAATACTCGGGACAACGATAAAAGATGAGAAGATAGAGATAGAAAGAAAGCAAGAACAACCAAAACATAATATGCCAGCAGAGGTTAAAGTCCAGGAGCCTGAATTAGCAGACGGCACGACGATAAAACAAGAAAAAGTAGAGATAATTTCCTCACTCTCCACTCCGCAGTTTTCACTACTAAAAGAGCCGGTGACAGAGCAATCAGGTAAGCCGTTTGAGGTTAAGGCAAAGGAGTCGGAAATAACACTCGGGACAACGATAAAAGATGAGAAAATAGAGATGGAAATAAAGCAAGAACAACCAAAACATAATATGCCAGCAGAGGTTAAAGTCCAGGAGCCTGAATTAGCAGACGGCACGACGATAAAACAAGAAAAAGTAGAGTCAATTTCCTCACTCTTCACTCCACAGTTTTCACTACTAAAAGAGTCAATGCCAGAGCAATCAAATACTGGTAAGCCGTTTGAGGTTAAGGCAAAGGAGTCGGAAATAATACTCGGGACAACGATAAAAGATGAGAAGATAGAGATGGAAAGAAAGCAAGAACAACCAAAACATAATATGCCAGCAGAGGTTAAGGTCAAAGAGCCTGAATTAGGAGACGGCACGACGATAAAAGAAGAAAAAGTAGAGTCAATTCCCTCACTCTCCACTCCGCAGTTTTCACTACTAAAAGAGATAGTGCCAGAGCAATCAAACACTGGTAAGCCGTTTGAGGTTAAGGCAAAGGAGTCGGAAATAATACTCGGGACAACGATAAAAGATGAGAAGATAGAGATGGAAACAAAGCAAGAACAACCAAAACATAATATGCCAGCAGAGGTTAAGGTCAAAGAGCCTGAATTAGGAGACGGCACGACGATAAAACAAGAAAAAGTAGAGATAATTTCCTCACTCTCCACTCCGCAGTTTTCACTACTAAAAGAGCCGGTGACAGAGCAATCAGGTAAGCCGTTTGAGGTTAAGGCAAAGGAGTCGGAAATAACACTCGGGACAACGATAAAAGATGAGAAAATAGAGATGGAAATAAAGCAAGAACAACCAAAACATAATATGCCAGCAGAGATTAAAGAAGAGGAGCCGAAATTAGTAGTTGGGACAACGATAAAGACAGATATCCCACAAATCCAAAATCCAAAATCTAAAATCCAAAATTTTATAGATGATAATCCAATCCGCAATCCGCAATCCGCAATCCGCAATAATGAAGATTCACTATTATCACTTATGCAAAAAGTAGGAGTTGAAAAGATAGAAGAGATGTCTAAATTGCCTATTTTTAAACCACAAGAAAATACTTTTATTCCAATGCATCAAGAAAAAGAAGGAGAATTACTCCATAGAATACTACCAGTGTTATTCCAGGAGAGTATGAATTTTAAGAGAGAAAAAGAGGAAGATAATATTAAACCAGAAGATAAACAAAAATCATCTATAAATTTACCAGAAATGTTTAAATCAGTAAAAAAGAGAATAGTCTTTACTGAAAATAGAATAAATCAGCAAGATGAATCTGTGGTATTAAAGGATAATAATATAAATTTAAGTTACAATTCAGCGATTCAAGGGACAAATAGGGTAGAAATCCCAGCTTCATTACCTGATGCAAGTATGACTAATTTAATATTTAAGGAAATACTTTATGAATTCATAGAAGAAGCATCTCTTCATCTGAAAAAAGATAGTTCGGAGATTCAGGTTAAACTCAAGCCCGAATATCTGGGTAAATTAGAATTAAAAATAACCCAGCAGGATGGAAAGATATTCGCTAAATTTGTCGTAGAAAACTTTGAATTAAAAGAATTAATTGAGTCAGAACTTGATTCCTTAAAAGAAATCCTTGTAGAAAAGGGACTTGATTTACAGGGTATTGAAGTCTATGTTGGTCAGGAACCAGGAAAAAATTTAGAAGAAAGGCATCAAAGGTATATTGATAATATAAAAATATCTTCCTACAATGAAGAGGACGAAAAGGTAGGGGAAAGAGGTGATGAGAATAGGATATTAATAAATGCAAGTCCAGGTGGTAATAAATTATTTTGGTTTATCTCAAAAATTGATTTTATAGCATGA